One region of Luteolibacter yonseiensis genomic DNA includes:
- a CDS encoding rhamnogalacturonan acetylesterase: MKSLHLALLACAALFGTHTEAGPGPKTRIILVGDSTVAPRGGWGDEFAKRLAPGAECRNLALGGRSSKSYRGEGHWEKVLEARPDWVLIQFGHNDQPGKGPKRETDADTSFRENLVNYIADLKKIGARPVLVTSLTRRNFNPQGRIDAERLEPYADAQVGGTGKDHLADYVAATRAVAAAEKVPLVDLNARSVGQMNEIGPEAAAAYDLKKGDTTHLSPLGAQRTALLVATEIQSHIPELASLLKK, encoded by the coding sequence ATGAAATCACTCCATCTCGCTCTCCTCGCTTGCGCGGCTCTTTTCGGCACGCACACAGAAGCCGGGCCCGGACCGAAAACCCGCATCATCCTTGTGGGCGACTCCACCGTCGCTCCACGCGGCGGATGGGGGGATGAGTTTGCCAAACGACTTGCTCCCGGTGCCGAATGCCGGAACCTGGCGCTCGGCGGCAGGAGTTCGAAAAGCTATCGTGGCGAAGGTCATTGGGAAAAGGTGCTCGAGGCGAGACCGGACTGGGTGCTCATCCAGTTCGGCCACAACGACCAACCCGGGAAAGGTCCGAAACGCGAGACGGATGCGGATACCTCTTTTCGGGAGAATCTGGTGAACTACATCGCGGACCTGAAGAAAATCGGAGCCAGGCCCGTGCTTGTCACTTCCCTCACCCGGCGGAACTTCAATCCTCAGGGCAGGATCGATGCGGAGCGTTTGGAACCGTATGCCGATGCCCAGGTGGGAGGCACGGGCAAGGACCACCTTGCGGATTATGTAGCCGCCACCCGTGCTGTCGCCGCTGCGGAAAAAGTTCCCCTTGTCGACTTGAATGCCCGCAGCGTCGGACAGATGAATGAAATCGGTCCTGAGGCCGCTGCCGCCTACGATTTGAAAAAAGGTGACACCACCCACCTTTCGCCCCTTGGGGCTCAGAGGACCGCCTTGCTCGTCGCTACCGAAATTCAGAGCCACATCCCAGAACTCGCATCCTTGCTGAAGAAGTAA
- a CDS encoding ADP-ribosylglycohydrolase family protein yields the protein MTSPSDIVFGAFIGDALALGPHWIYDQNEIRERLGRATTYQPPLAVYHQGKAAGDQTHYGDQALVLLRTISKTGRFNLAGFAEDWRAYWEDPRTISYRDGATKATLAHLSSEENPPSSSNDIAGAARIGPLFLLKWETEEELLLAVRVQTAFTHGDPVVIESALFFARVILAVRSGDDMETALRKTIKHTTWHSIRKDWLDDALASAASDETDAAALKRHGLTCHAVDAFPGICHLLLRHPTSPAEALIENANAGGDSAARGMILGMVYAAAFPVSDWPADWLAGLNAREEITNLIGRLP from the coding sequence ATGACCTCGCCTTCAGATATTGTTTTCGGTGCGTTCATCGGCGACGCACTCGCACTCGGCCCCCACTGGATTTATGATCAGAATGAGATCCGTGAGCGGTTGGGCCGCGCCACCACTTATCAGCCGCCGCTCGCTGTCTATCACCAGGGGAAGGCGGCTGGAGACCAGACGCACTATGGTGATCAGGCGCTCGTCCTTCTCCGCACGATTTCAAAAACCGGCCGTTTCAATCTGGCGGGGTTTGCCGAAGACTGGCGTGCGTATTGGGAAGACCCCCGGACCATCTCCTATCGGGACGGTGCGACAAAGGCCACCCTCGCCCATCTCTCTTCGGAAGAAAATCCGCCATCTTCCTCCAACGACATCGCGGGAGCGGCGCGCATCGGACCGTTGTTTCTATTGAAATGGGAAACAGAAGAAGAGCTTCTGCTGGCGGTGAGGGTCCAGACCGCGTTCACGCATGGAGATCCTGTTGTTATCGAGTCCGCGCTCTTTTTTGCCAGGGTCATCCTCGCGGTGCGGTCGGGTGATGACATGGAAACGGCATTGCGAAAAACCATCAAGCACACCACCTGGCATTCCATCCGGAAGGATTGGCTGGACGACGCTCTTGCTTCCGCCGCCTCGGACGAGACGGATGCGGCGGCATTGAAACGCCACGGCCTGACATGCCACGCGGTGGATGCGTTCCCGGGAATCTGCCACCTCCTGCTTCGTCACCCCACATCACCGGCTGAAGCGCTCATCGAAAATGCCAATGCCGGTGGTGACAGCGCGGCCCGGGGCATGATCCTCGGAATGGTTTATGCGGCGGCGTTTCCCGTCTCCGACTGGCCCGCCGACTGGCTGGCAGGGCTGAACGCCCGCGAGGAAATCACAAATCTCATCGGCAGGCTGCCATGA
- a CDS encoding dihydrolipoyl dehydrogenase family protein — translation MIESYDLIVLGGGRAANLAIAAAKDGWKVALIERDRLGGTCPNRGCVPSKLLVGFADAARHVREAGRHFIDADYHGADLRKIFASVNEYIAGVDGRYQGRVGDAGVTLVRGEGRFTGHKRIEAGGRILTAEKIVIATGSRPNPPPYADLGVWTSDDLFPLAGDPPRSLLVIGGGVIACEMAAFFAAVGVGTTLAVRKDRLLGKEDPDIERVFQQEFGKYVRLCFGASLVDLSRSEDGFAATFETHEGEVTQVADRVLFAIGRTPNSESLDLAETGIRPDEKGFIPVNEHLETIVSGIYATGDVNGRHMLQHAAAQEVHFLRQKFLKGRTGPIDDAAIGHGIFSHPEVASIGKTEEELKERGTPYVAVFEDWLASARVEAMRIDYPRVKLLVSPEDHSILGCHLIGPEASTLLHQVITVMKLKNDVRELAETIFVHPALNECLLAAAVKAVDEVKKFRKK, via the coding sequence ATGATCGAATCCTACGACCTCATCGTTCTCGGCGGCGGCAGGGCGGCGAATCTCGCAATCGCCGCGGCCAAGGACGGATGGAAGGTCGCTCTTATCGAACGGGACCGCCTGGGCGGCACCTGTCCGAACCGCGGGTGTGTGCCATCGAAATTGCTGGTTGGATTTGCGGATGCGGCCCGCCATGTGCGGGAGGCTGGCAGACATTTCATCGACGCGGATTACCATGGCGCGGATCTGCGGAAAATCTTCGCCAGTGTGAACGAATACATCGCCGGAGTGGATGGCCGCTATCAAGGCAGGGTCGGGGACGCAGGCGTCACCCTTGTCAGAGGCGAAGGCCGGTTTACCGGGCACAAGCGGATCGAGGCTGGCGGACGAATCCTGACAGCGGAAAAAATCGTCATCGCCACCGGTTCCCGTCCCAACCCGCCGCCGTATGCCGACCTTGGTGTCTGGACGAGCGATGATCTGTTTCCCTTGGCAGGTGATCCGCCGCGAAGCCTGCTCGTCATCGGGGGCGGAGTCATCGCATGCGAGATGGCGGCGTTCTTCGCAGCGGTGGGTGTCGGGACCACGCTTGCCGTCCGCAAGGATCGGCTGCTGGGAAAGGAGGATCCGGACATCGAGCGGGTTTTCCAGCAGGAATTTGGAAAGTATGTCCGGCTGTGTTTCGGAGCATCGCTGGTGGATCTGTCCCGTTCGGAGGATGGTTTCGCCGCAACTTTCGAAACTCATGAAGGCGAGGTGACCCAGGTGGCGGACCGTGTTCTTTTCGCCATCGGAAGAACACCCAACAGCGAGTCATTGGATCTGGCTGAGACCGGCATCCGTCCCGACGAAAAAGGCTTCATTCCGGTAAACGAACACCTGGAAACCATCGTATCCGGCATCTACGCCACGGGCGATGTCAACGGCCGCCACATGCTGCAGCATGCCGCTGCGCAGGAGGTTCATTTCCTCCGTCAGAAATTTCTCAAGGGGAGGACCGGACCCATTGACGATGCGGCCATCGGCCACGGGATATTCTCCCACCCGGAGGTCGCCTCCATCGGTAAAACCGAAGAGGAGCTGAAAGAGCGCGGCACACCATATGTCGCTGTCTTCGAGGATTGGCTCGCCAGCGCGCGCGTGGAGGCCATGCGCATCGATTATCCCCGGGTGAAGCTGCTCGTCTCACCGGAGGATCACTCGATCCTCGGCTGCCATCTCATCGGACCGGAGGCGTCCACGCTTCTCCATCAGGTCATCACGGTGATGAAACTGAAGAACGACGTGCGGGAGCTCGCGGAAACCATCTTCGTCCACCCCGCTCTCAACGAGTGCCTGCTTGCCGCCGCGGTGAAGGCGGTGGACGAGGTGAAAAAGTTCCGGAAAAAGTGA
- the ilvC gene encoding ketol-acid reductoisomerase: MAAKIYTTKEAPIAPLKKKTLAVIGFGSQGHAHALNLKDSGLKVIIGLYKKSKSREVAKKLGFEVMDTAEAVKAADVIFVATPDTVIPAVYEKDIAPNLTKGKTLLFSHGFAVHFKTIVPPTDVDVILVAPKGPGHTVRSQFVAGKGVPGLIAVHQDVSGKAKQTALAWAGGVGCARAGVFETNFREETVTDLFGEQVVLCGGATALVKAGFETLVEAGFQPEMAYFECLHELKLIVDLMNEQGIAGMRFSISETAEWGDVSVGPKIIDASVKKRMVKQLKEIESGKFAKEWIAEYEGGYKRFNELRKEGSAHQIEKVGEKLRSTMSWLKQSKIKKGASQASLISGSN, from the coding sequence ATGGCCGCGAAGATCTACACCACCAAGGAAGCTCCGATCGCTCCTCTGAAAAAGAAAACCCTCGCCGTGATCGGCTTCGGCTCACAAGGCCACGCCCACGCGCTCAACCTCAAGGACAGTGGCCTGAAGGTCATCATCGGCCTTTACAAGAAGTCGAAGTCCCGTGAAGTCGCCAAGAAACTCGGTTTCGAGGTGATGGACACCGCCGAGGCAGTGAAGGCCGCGGACGTGATCTTCGTCGCCACTCCGGACACCGTGATCCCCGCCGTTTACGAGAAGGACATCGCTCCGAACCTCACCAAGGGCAAGACCCTCCTTTTCTCCCACGGCTTCGCCGTTCACTTCAAGACCATCGTTCCTCCAACCGACGTGGACGTGATCCTCGTCGCGCCGAAGGGCCCCGGCCACACCGTCCGTTCGCAGTTCGTCGCGGGCAAGGGTGTTCCCGGCCTCATCGCCGTGCACCAGGACGTTTCCGGCAAGGCCAAGCAAACCGCGCTCGCATGGGCCGGTGGTGTCGGCTGCGCCCGTGCCGGTGTGTTCGAAACCAACTTCCGTGAGGAAACCGTGACCGACCTCTTCGGTGAGCAGGTCGTCCTTTGCGGCGGCGCCACCGCGCTGGTGAAGGCCGGATTCGAAACCCTCGTCGAAGCCGGATTCCAACCGGAAATGGCCTACTTCGAGTGCCTTCACGAGCTGAAGCTGATCGTGGACCTCATGAACGAGCAAGGCATCGCCGGCATGCGCTTCTCCATCTCGGAGACCGCCGAGTGGGGCGACGTGTCCGTCGGACCGAAGATCATCGACGCCTCCGTCAAGAAGCGCATGGTCAAGCAGCTCAAGGAAATCGAGAGCGGCAAGTTCGCCAAGGAGTGGATCGCCGAATACGAAGGCGGCTACAAGCGCTTCAACGAGCTCCGCAAGGAAGGCTCCGCCCACCAGATCGAGAAGGTCGGTGAGAAGCTCCGCTCCACCATGAGCTGGCTCAAGCAGTCGAAGATCAAGAAGGGTGCCAGCCAGGCGAGCCTGATCTCCGGCTCGAACTGA
- a CDS encoding RNA polymerase sigma factor — translation MPANFPATEPPPDAGGAVADFSGIYETHVRAVYYLILRWLGDPSKAEDATHDVFLKAFRNLENFRQDSEIRTWLFRIAINHCKNLRSSWHQRNVSLTPDGEFTDGAAVDSSTPLQVAEARDLGRGIQQALDVLPEEYRLLLLCVADAEMSYDEIAILTNQSSDAVRGKIYRARKAFGTAFRQTTEP, via the coding sequence ATGCCCGCGAATTTTCCAGCTACCGAACCTCCGCCTGACGCGGGCGGCGCGGTGGCGGATTTCAGCGGGATTTACGAAACCCACGTGCGGGCCGTCTATTACCTGATCCTGCGGTGGTTGGGAGACCCCTCCAAAGCGGAGGACGCGACGCACGATGTCTTTCTCAAGGCGTTTCGGAATCTGGAAAATTTCCGGCAGGATTCCGAAATCCGGACCTGGCTGTTCCGCATCGCCATCAACCATTGCAAGAACCTGCGTTCGAGCTGGCACCAGCGGAACGTGAGCCTGACCCCGGATGGCGAATTCACCGATGGCGCGGCGGTGGATTCCTCCACACCCCTGCAGGTGGCCGAGGCACGGGACCTGGGACGCGGCATCCAACAGGCGCTCGATGTGCTGCCGGAAGAATACCGCCTGCTGCTGCTCTGCGTGGCGGATGCGGAGATGAGCTACGACGAGATCGCCATATTGACCAACCAAAGCAGCGACGCGGTGCGGGGCAAGATCTACCGGGCACGCAAGGCATTCGGCACCGCATTCAGACAAACCACCGAGCCATGA
- a CDS encoding radical SAM protein yields the protein MVETMDAVLMKTRLPMGRRQMAAERLLQGTLALAVCEICHHRCGANRLEGPAGRCGAAAEPNVFSAQIEVGDEHEIIPAYAIALAGCNMRCAFCITGDESWHPRRGHRLDAADVAGRASAAIGKGQADSLLVLGGEPTIHLPWLLELVAAMPEKARLVLKTNGLSTSAVRAVLDGLFDVWIVDFKFGNDACAEKLSLTRGYTGAVGETLLWAASHTDLIIRHLLMPGHVDCCWRPAAEWISIHLPGAKVSLRSGYWPTWRAADHVPLDRPLDAAELSEAMAVATHLKLHLVP from the coding sequence ATGGTGGAAACGATGGATGCCGTTCTGATGAAGACGCGCCTGCCGATGGGCCGGCGGCAAATGGCGGCGGAGCGGTTGCTGCAGGGAACGCTGGCTCTCGCCGTCTGTGAGATATGCCATCACCGCTGTGGTGCGAACCGTCTGGAGGGACCGGCGGGCCGCTGCGGAGCCGCGGCGGAGCCGAATGTTTTTTCCGCCCAGATCGAGGTCGGGGATGAACACGAGATCATCCCCGCCTACGCCATCGCGCTGGCGGGCTGTAACATGCGCTGCGCGTTCTGCATCACCGGTGATGAAAGCTGGCATCCCCGGCGCGGGCACCGGTTGGACGCGGCCGACGTCGCGGGCAGGGCCTCGGCGGCGATCGGGAAAGGACAAGCCGACAGCCTGCTGGTCCTGGGTGGTGAACCGACGATCCACCTGCCGTGGTTGCTCGAACTCGTCGCCGCCATGCCCGAAAAAGCCCGTCTGGTTTTGAAAACGAACGGGCTTTCCACCTCCGCCGTCCGGGCGGTGTTGGACGGTTTGTTCGATGTCTGGATCGTGGATTTCAAATTCGGCAACGATGCCTGTGCGGAAAAGCTTTCCCTCACGCGGGGTTATACCGGAGCCGTCGGGGAAACCTTGCTCTGGGCGGCCTCCCATACCGATCTCATCATCCGCCACCTGCTCATGCCGGGCCACGTGGATTGCTGCTGGAGGCCTGCCGCGGAGTGGATTTCCATTCATCTTCCGGGCGCGAAGGTCAGCCTGCGTTCCGGCTACTGGCCCACTTGGCGGGCGGCGGATCATGTTCCGCTGGACCGCCCGCTGGATGCCGCGGAACTATCGGAAGCGATGGCCGTCGCGACCCATCTCAAACTCCATCTCGTGCCATGA
- a CDS encoding AAA family ATPase, with amino-acid sequence MNISEEIETLIRARYPIIYIVTGEELRAQKVVVEIARKREKNAFEWSFGTGIVPAGMSIQSQKNRSGATKDPLLALDQVIEQVDPAIYIFKDFHPFLTKNNFAVIRKLKDIALQLKSSYKTIVLISPVLEIPVELEKEITVLNFPAPGRDELAELLGDILADVQKIRKVRMDLDDVGRERLLQAALGLTLGEAENVFAKIIVTGDGLDADDIQAVFAEKQQIIRKSGLLEYYPTTENFDHVGGLSALKDWLEKRSLAFSKEARDYGLPAPKGILMLGVQGCGKSLCAKAVSSLWQLPLLRFDMGRMFNSLVGSSEENVRKAVAVAESVAPAILWVDEIDKAFAGSQGSGSSDGGTTARVFGTFLTWLSEKTSSVFVVATANDISHLPPELMRKGRLDEIFFVDLPAQSERAQIFAIHLARRRRAAENFDLPLLAENSKDFSGAEIEEAIISAMYDAFYAGRELETDDVLKALHETVPLARTMDEQINRLRSWAGGRARDASAGRPESAASTSRRMEF; translated from the coding sequence ATGAACATTTCCGAAGAAATCGAGACGCTCATCCGCGCGAGGTATCCCATCATCTATATCGTCACCGGAGAGGAGCTGCGGGCGCAGAAGGTGGTGGTGGAAATCGCCAGGAAGCGGGAGAAAAACGCGTTCGAGTGGAGCTTCGGCACAGGCATCGTGCCTGCCGGGATGTCCATCCAGTCCCAGAAAAACCGCAGCGGCGCGACGAAGGATCCGTTGCTCGCGCTGGACCAGGTCATCGAGCAGGTGGACCCGGCGATCTATATCTTCAAGGATTTCCACCCGTTTCTAACAAAAAACAATTTCGCGGTGATCCGCAAGCTGAAGGACATCGCCCTGCAGTTGAAGAGCAGCTACAAGACCATCGTGCTGATTTCCCCGGTTTTGGAAATCCCGGTCGAGCTGGAGAAGGAAATCACCGTCCTGAACTTCCCCGCGCCGGGCCGGGACGAATTGGCGGAACTGTTGGGCGACATCCTCGCCGATGTACAGAAGATCCGGAAGGTGAGGATGGATCTGGACGATGTGGGGCGCGAGCGTCTGTTGCAGGCAGCGCTGGGGCTCACGCTGGGTGAGGCGGAGAATGTTTTCGCAAAGATCATCGTCACCGGCGACGGCCTGGACGCGGATGACATCCAGGCGGTTTTCGCCGAGAAACAACAGATCATCCGCAAGAGCGGGTTGCTGGAATATTATCCCACGACCGAGAATTTCGACCATGTCGGCGGGCTCTCCGCGTTGAAGGACTGGTTGGAAAAGCGATCGCTGGCATTTTCAAAAGAAGCGCGCGACTACGGCCTGCCCGCCCCGAAAGGCATCCTCATGCTGGGCGTGCAGGGTTGCGGCAAAAGCCTGTGCGCGAAGGCGGTTTCCAGCCTGTGGCAGCTCCCGCTGCTGCGCTTCGACATGGGGCGCATGTTCAACAGCCTCGTCGGCTCTTCCGAGGAAAATGTCAGGAAAGCGGTGGCCGTCGCCGAGTCGGTGGCCCCGGCGATCCTGTGGGTGGATGAGATCGACAAGGCGTTCGCCGGTTCGCAGGGTTCCGGTTCCAGCGATGGCGGCACGACGGCGCGGGTGTTCGGCACCTTCCTGACGTGGCTTTCGGAAAAAACCTCGTCCGTTTTCGTGGTGGCCACGGCGAATGACATCTCGCACCTGCCCCCGGAGCTGATGCGGAAGGGAAGGCTGGACGAAATCTTCTTCGTCGACCTCCCCGCCCAGAGCGAGCGGGCGCAGATCTTCGCGATCCACCTCGCGCGGCGCCGTCGCGCGGCGGAGAATTTCGACCTGCCGCTGCTGGCGGAAAACAGCAAGGACTTCAGCGGTGCGGAAATCGAGGAGGCCATCATCAGCGCGATGTATGACGCCTTCTACGCGGGCCGCGAGCTGGAGACGGACGATGTTCTCAAGGCCCTTCATGAAACGGTCCCTCTGGCCCGCACCATGGACGAGCAGATCAACCGCCTGCGTTCGTGGGCCGGTGGCCGCGCGCGGGATGCCAGCGCGGGCCGCCCCGAATCCGCCGCCTCAACCTCCCGGCGCATGGAATTTTGA
- a CDS encoding DUF2997 domain-containing protein — protein sequence MNQKEFAITITPDGRVEIHIQGYKGTAGCNSAAAMMEKIVGHIDSQRETSEAYEPEETVRIDQHH from the coding sequence ATGAACCAAAAGGAATTCGCCATCACCATCACACCGGACGGCCGGGTGGAAATCCACATCCAGGGCTACAAGGGGACTGCCGGCTGCAACAGCGCGGCGGCGATGATGGAAAAAATCGTAGGCCACATCGACTCGCAGCGGGAAACCAGCGAGGCGTATGAGCCTGAGGAAACGGTGCGCATCGACCAGCATCACTGA
- a CDS encoding tetratricopeptide repeat protein, protein MSRFSKLEFEYVSPGRLETAAESTVPDEGFHLREAAAAFENGDFEEALRAYAKVLEHNPRNPVPWTGQVRMLIELGEFREAKLWADKALEMFPHEPELLAAKAVALARLGDFKAAMAYSDASFGERGDSAYLWVARADVLLAQRQPKADYCIERAIILDPANWLVHWLISRVNSYYGRFAHALASAQKALALDVSRAQVWLQTALCQQELGLLDAAFESNTHALRLNPTDPRAREMMASLEMTPAYSSWWRRCRQFFRK, encoded by the coding sequence ATGAGCCGATTTTCCAAACTCGAATTCGAATACGTATCTCCCGGTCGTTTGGAAACCGCGGCGGAATCCACCGTGCCGGACGAGGGATTCCACCTGCGCGAGGCGGCCGCCGCATTTGAAAACGGCGACTTCGAGGAGGCCCTGCGCGCCTACGCGAAAGTGCTGGAGCACAATCCGCGGAACCCGGTTCCGTGGACCGGACAGGTGCGGATGCTCATCGAACTGGGCGAATTCCGCGAGGCTAAACTCTGGGCGGACAAGGCGCTGGAGATGTTCCCGCACGAACCTGAGCTGCTCGCCGCGAAGGCCGTGGCCCTCGCGCGCCTCGGGGATTTCAAAGCCGCCATGGCTTATTCCGACGCCTCCTTCGGCGAGCGGGGGGACTCCGCCTATCTATGGGTAGCGCGGGCGGATGTCCTGCTCGCTCAGAGACAACCGAAGGCTGACTATTGCATCGAACGGGCCATCATCCTTGATCCCGCGAACTGGCTGGTGCACTGGCTCATCTCACGGGTCAACTCGTATTACGGCCGTTTCGCCCATGCCCTGGCCTCCGCACAGAAGGCGCTGGCCCTGGATGTCTCCCGAGCCCAGGTCTGGCTCCAGACCGCCCTCTGCCAGCAGGAGCTCGGCCTCCTTGACGCGGCCTTCGAATCCAACACCCACGCGCTGCGGCTGAACCCGACGGATCCGCGTGCGCGGGAGATGATGGCCTCGCTGGAGATGACACCGGCATATTCTTCCTGGTGGCGGCGCTGCCGACAATTTTTCCGCAAATGA
- a CDS encoding type IV pilus twitching motility protein PilT, which yields MNLHPLLENFLIQASRMRASDLHLIAGLPASLRVNGEIIFIGSDALSAEDIEVISLQLLNPAQLEKFETEWELCVSLNHHIAGRLRVTAYRHNGRIEFSFRFCGGEVAAREELGLPGKIDDLARKPHGLVLVCGATGAGKTTSLNYMVNLINSERRCKIVTIEDPIEHVHRNQKAIVVQQELLTDTHSFRRALTHVLRQDPDVIVVGEMREPETIMTALTAAETGHLVLSTLHSSSVTQAIERITGIFDGPTQKQIVLQLANSLQGIIVQQLLPSADRSHRVLAYEILVATPAVRNIIREGQIHALENCMQTNAREGMNTMDACLLDLYQQTRITYDTAVSRARHPGYMTKG from the coding sequence ATGAACCTCCACCCCCTTCTCGAAAATTTCCTCATCCAGGCGTCCCGGATGCGGGCCTCGGACCTCCATCTCATCGCGGGTCTTCCGGCATCGCTCCGGGTGAACGGAGAAATCATTTTCATCGGCTCTGACGCCCTTTCCGCGGAGGACATCGAAGTGATTTCCCTCCAGTTGCTCAATCCCGCGCAGCTCGAGAAATTCGAAACCGAGTGGGAGCTCTGCGTTTCGCTGAACCACCACATCGCCGGGCGGTTGCGGGTCACCGCCTACAGGCACAACGGGCGCATCGAATTCAGCTTCCGTTTTTGCGGGGGCGAGGTCGCCGCCAGGGAGGAATTGGGCCTGCCGGGGAAAATCGACGATCTCGCACGCAAGCCACACGGGCTGGTGCTCGTTTGCGGAGCCACCGGCGCCGGGAAAACGACCTCGCTCAACTACATGGTGAACCTCATCAACAGCGAGCGCCGCTGCAAGATCGTCACCATCGAGGATCCCATCGAGCACGTCCACAGGAACCAGAAAGCCATCGTCGTCCAGCAGGAGCTGCTGACCGACACGCACTCCTTCCGCCGCGCTCTCACGCACGTCCTGCGGCAGGATCCGGATGTCATCGTGGTTGGCGAGATGCGCGAGCCGGAGACGATCATGACCGCGCTGACCGCCGCGGAAACCGGCCACCTCGTCCTGAGCACTCTGCATTCCTCCAGCGTCACCCAGGCGATCGAGCGGATCACCGGTATCTTCGACGGTCCCACGCAGAAGCAGATCGTCCTGCAGCTTGCGAATTCGCTCCAGGGCATCATCGTCCAGCAACTGCTCCCTTCCGCCGACCGGTCGCACCGCGTGCTTGCCTACGAGATCCTCGTGGCCACCCCGGCCGTCAGGAACATCATCCGCGAAGGACAGATCCATGCCTTGGAAAACTGCATGCAGACCAATGCCCGCGAGGGAATGAACACCATGGACGCCTGCCTGCTCGACTTGTATCAGCAGACCCGCATCACCTATGACACCGCCGTCAGCCGGGCGCGCCACCCGGGGTATATGACAAAGGGTTGA
- a CDS encoding L,D-transpeptidase, translating into MISLSTVAQITAALATLLLASCANQKPAEVTKDGKKVFVNPYPAGTYDHFKAEPTYPKTYSVWKNDELLSRTNAENSSILISLEKQRGFLLNGEDVVLDYPICSGIPSRPTPPGTFYILEKVVDKRSNKYGRIYDAAGELVNGDADVTLDPIPEGGKFEGASMRYWMRLTNDGVGHHIGPVKRRPASHACIRGPSATMPVVYSKVKPGTRVVVQ; encoded by the coding sequence ATGATCTCGCTCAGCACAGTCGCCCAAATCACCGCCGCGCTCGCCACGCTCCTGCTGGCGAGCTGTGCGAATCAAAAACCCGCCGAAGTGACCAAGGACGGGAAGAAGGTTTTCGTGAATCCATACCCCGCCGGAACCTACGATCATTTCAAGGCCGAGCCGACTTATCCGAAAACCTACTCGGTGTGGAAAAACGACGAGCTCCTCTCCCGCACCAACGCGGAGAACTCCTCCATCCTCATCAGTCTGGAAAAGCAGCGCGGATTCCTGCTCAACGGCGAGGACGTCGTTCTGGACTATCCGATCTGCTCCGGCATTCCCTCCCGGCCCACACCTCCGGGCACTTTCTACATTCTCGAGAAGGTGGTGGACAAGAGGTCCAACAAATACGGCCGCATCTATGACGCCGCCGGGGAACTTGTGAACGGCGATGCGGACGTGACCCTCGACCCCATCCCGGAAGGCGGCAAATTCGAAGGAGCCTCCATGCGCTACTGGATGCGCCTCACCAACGACGGCGTGGGCCATCACATCGGCCCGGTCAAACGCAGGCCCGCCTCCCACGCCTGCATCCGTGGACCGAGTGCGACGATGCCTGTCGTTTATTCCAAGGTGAAGCCGGGCACCCGCGTGGTCGTCCAGTGA
- a CDS encoding cytochrome b562 has translation MKKHLFLMGCAAGLLAAPAIAQDHEHTKLGEQMESMDDAFKGFRRETDAAKGAAQAREAQTATLKATAEIPALIKEMPEGPDKAKASAEYRKQMGKVFVTLCEVEEAFLAGKIEDVAKLVETLKEQKKAGHQKFIKEEE, from the coding sequence ATGAAAAAACATTTATTTTTGATGGGATGCGCGGCCGGTCTCCTGGCCGCCCCGGCGATCGCACAGGATCACGAGCACACCAAGCTCGGTGAGCAGATGGAGTCCATGGACGACGCGTTCAAGGGTTTCCGCCGCGAGACGGATGCGGCGAAGGGTGCCGCCCAGGCGCGCGAGGCCCAGACCGCCACGCTGAAGGCCACGGCGGAAATCCCCGCGCTGATCAAGGAAATGCCTGAAGGTCCCGACAAAGCCAAGGCCTCCGCCGAGTATCGCAAGCAGATGGGCAAGGTCTTCGTGACCCTCTGCGAGGTGGAGGAAGCGTTCCTCGCCGGCAAGATCGAGGACGTGGCGAAGCTCGTGGAGACGCTGAAGGAACAGAAGAAGGCCGGCCACCAGAAGTTCATCAAGGAGGAGGAGTGA